The following coding sequences lie in one Carassius carassius chromosome 1, fCarCar2.1, whole genome shotgun sequence genomic window:
- the tmem86b gene encoding lysoplasmalogenase — protein sequence MDILETNAYDRRQHRNTICVLFLYLLPFFASCMIYFYLWIPDSAPSLLAAGFKATPILCLVLLVLSYNGGRSLVGVAGGLLLSAGGDCCLIWPELFIHGMGCFALAHLLYSISFLSSRYSATSSSFSFFILYLILWLFGIGMYVYLVPFLRLDPEADLLVPAIGGYMLLIVIMATLAARTRRPLILLGSLVFMASDLTIALTKFNVFDVEYKKHIIMTTYYLAQLMIALGDVNAALEEDADDIHKWKRS from the exons ATGGACATCCTGGAAACAAATGCTTACGACCGCAGACAACACAGGAACACG ATCTGTGTACTGTTTCTTTATCTCCTCCCTTTTTTTGCATCCTGTATGATATACTTCTACCTGTGGATCCCAGACTCCGCCCCCTCTCTTCTGGCTGCTGGCTTTAAGGCTACTCCCATCCTCTGTCTGGTCCTTCTGGTGCTCAGCTATAATGGGGGGCGGAGTCTAGTGGGCGTGGCTGGAGGGTTGCTGCTCTCAGCGGGCGGAGACTGTTGCCTTATTTGGCCAGAACTTTTTATCCATG gaATGGGCTGTTTTGCACTGGCCCACTTGCTTTACTCTATTTCCTTCCTGTCCTCTCGATATTCTGCAACATCTTCGTCTTTCTCATTCTTTATCCTCTACCTCATCCTGTGGTTGTTCGGCATTGGCATGTATGTTTACCTGGTGCCCTTCCTACGTCTTGATCCAGAAGCTGACCTTCTCGTCCCAGCCATAGGGGGCTACATGCTGCTCATTGTCATCATGGCCACACTGGCTGCTCGTACCCGGCGGCCTCTCATCCTGCTGGGCAGCCTGGTCTTCATGGCCTCTGACCTCACGATTGCACTGACAAAGTTCAATGTCTTTGATGTCGAATACAAAAAGCACATTATTATGACAACATACTACCTGGCACAGCTGATGATTGCACTGGGAGATGTGAATGCAGCGCTGGAGGAGGATGCTGATGATATCCACAAGTGGAAGAGATCATAA
- the lrrc3cb gene encoding leucine-rich repeat-containing protein 3 isoform X2 has translation MLSFLWEGHAVASCLALTFMLLLHILDVCVSECPESCVCSESVDGLPLLFKLDLSHNRLVHLEPGAFRDQAGSLNSLDLSFNLLETLDPEAFGDLRAQTNLSHNPWLCDCRLQLAMPQLLLDPSSLAEVVCNTSEPEELGAQGMPFILVATDLDFCATLRRTTDFAMLVTMFGWFTMVISYLVYYVRHNQEDAIRHLAYLKSLPNRQDRSGESLTRSTWL, from the exons ATGTTAAGCTTCCTCTGGGAGGGTCATGCTGTGGCCAGCTGCCTTGCTCTCACTTTCATGCTTCTTCTGCACAtcttggatgtgtgtgtgtcagaatgcCCAGAGAGCTGCGTCTGCTCAGAGAGTGTCGACG GGCTCCCATTGCTGTTCAAACTAGATCTTTCCCACAACAGACTGGTGCATCTGGAGCCTGGAGCCTTTCGAGACCAAGCGGGCTCGTTAAACAGCTTGGACCTTTCTTTTAACCTGCTGGAGACACTGGACCCCGAGGCGTTTGGTGACCTCAGAGCCCAGACTAACCTCTCTCATAACCCCTGGCTGTGTGACTGCCGTCTGCAGCTTGCTATGCCACAGCTGCTCTTAGATCCCTCCTCCCTCGCTGAGGTGGTGTGCAACACTTCTGAACCCGAGGAGCTGGGAGCTCAAGGTATGCCATTCATCCTGGTAGCGACTGATCTTGACTTTTGCGCAACACTCCGGAGGACCACTGACTTTGCTATGCTAGTAACAATGTTTGGCTGGTTTACAATGGTTATATCCTATTTAGTGTACTATGTAAGGCACAACCAAGAAGATGCCATCCGCCATCTAGCGTATCTCAAGTCTCTCCCAAACAGGCAGGACAGGTCTGGGGAGTCACTGACACGTAGCACCTGGTTGTAa
- the lrrc3cb gene encoding leucine-rich repeat-containing protein 3B isoform X1, with the protein MLSFLWEGHAVASCLALTFMLLLHILDVCVSECPESCVCSESVDGGLMVRCRDMHLIAVPRGLPNNTRHLYLDNNLLFTIPSDSFIGLPLLFKLDLSHNRLVHLEPGAFRDQAGSLNSLDLSFNLLETLDPEAFGDLRAQTNLSHNPWLCDCRLQLAMPQLLLDPSSLAEVVCNTSEPEELGAQGMPFILVATDLDFCATLRRTTDFAMLVTMFGWFTMVISYLVYYVRHNQEDAIRHLAYLKSLPNRQDRSGESLTRSTWL; encoded by the coding sequence ATGTTAAGCTTCCTCTGGGAGGGTCATGCTGTGGCCAGCTGCCTTGCTCTCACTTTCATGCTTCTTCTGCACAtcttggatgtgtgtgtgtcagaatgcCCAGAGAGCTGCGTCTGCTCAGAGAGTGTCGACGGTGGGCTGATGGTCCGTTGTAGAGACATGCACTTAATAGCGGTGCCACGTGGCCTTCCGAACAACACAAGACATCTATACCTAGACAACAACCTGCTTTTTACTATACCATCTGATTCATTTATAGGGCTCCCATTGCTGTTCAAACTAGATCTTTCCCACAACAGACTGGTGCATCTGGAGCCTGGAGCCTTTCGAGACCAAGCGGGCTCGTTAAACAGCTTGGACCTTTCTTTTAACCTGCTGGAGACACTGGACCCCGAGGCGTTTGGTGACCTCAGAGCCCAGACTAACCTCTCTCATAACCCCTGGCTGTGTGACTGCCGTCTGCAGCTTGCTATGCCACAGCTGCTCTTAGATCCCTCCTCCCTCGCTGAGGTGGTGTGCAACACTTCTGAACCCGAGGAGCTGGGAGCTCAAGGTATGCCATTCATCCTGGTAGCGACTGATCTTGACTTTTGCGCAACACTCCGGAGGACCACTGACTTTGCTATGCTAGTAACAATGTTTGGCTGGTTTACAATGGTTATATCCTATTTAGTGTACTATGTAAGGCACAACCAAGAAGATGCCATCCGCCATCTAGCGTATCTCAAGTCTCTCCCAAACAGGCAGGACAGGTCTGGGGAGTCACTGACACGTAGCACCTGGTTGTAa